One window from the genome of Fusobacterium sp. encodes:
- a CDS encoding basic amino acid ABC transporter substrate-binding protein — MKKLFCAVMLLFMGVVGSVSFAKEGKVLYVGTNAEFQPFEYLENGKIVGFDVELMEEIAKLTGKKIEWKNIAFDGLLPALQAKKLDVIIAGMTATEERKKFVNFSETYYTSNQMILINKENPVVESFDKLAGYNVGVILGYTGDIAVSAIEGVKVQRYNGAAEAIMALKAKKVDAVVLDSEPAKNYAKQNTELGLINTDVAKEEYAIAVGKDNKALAEEIDKALKVLNENGTYNKLIQKYFGDK; from the coding sequence ATGAAAAAATTATTTTGTGCAGTTATGTTATTATTTATGGGAGTTGTTGGAAGTGTAAGTTTTGCTAAGGAAGGTAAAGTTCTTTATGTAGGTACTAATGCTGAATTTCAGCCATTTGAGTATCTTGAAAATGGAAAAATTGTAGGGTTTGATGTAGAGCTTATGGAGGAAATTGCAAAGTTAACAGGAAAGAAGATTGAATGGAAAAACATTGCTTTTGATGGACTGCTGCCAGCTCTCCAAGCTAAAAAACTAGATGTTATTATAGCTGGAATGACAGCTACTGAAGAAAGAAAAAAATTCGTTAACTTCTCAGAAACTTATTATACATCTAATCAAATGATTTTAATCAATAAAGAAAATCCTGTTGTTGAATCTTTTGATAAGCTTGCTGGATACAATGTAGGAGTTATCCTTGGATATACTGGAGATATTGCTGTAAGTGCAATAGAAGGAGTTAAAGTTCAAAGATATAATGGAGCAGCTGAAGCTATAATGGCTCTTAAAGCAAAAAAAGTAGATGCAGTAGTTTTAGATTCTGAACCAGCTAAAAATTATGCTAAACAAAATACTGAACTTGGACTTATCAATACAGATGTAGCTAAAGAGGAATATGCAATAGCTGTTGGAAAAGATAACAAAGCTCTTGCTGAGGAAATAGATAAGGCTCTTAAAGTTCTTAATGAAAATGGTACTTATAACAAACTTATTCAAAAATATTTTGGAGATAAATAA
- a CDS encoding YggT family protein, translating to MYMFIRIFDLLITVINTLILIRVILSWISPNSSNGFTELVYNLTEPILKPFRVLLPMGNFRLDIAPIIAYIFFGIVRKVVFMILL from the coding sequence ATGTATATGTTCATTAGAATTTTTGATTTATTAATAACAGTTATAAATACCCTTATATTAATAAGAGTAATACTTTCGTGGATTTCTCCTAATTCGTCAAATGGATTTACAGAACTGGTTTATAATCTGACTGAACCTATTTTAAAACCATTTAGAGTATTGCTGCCAATGGGAAATTTTAGACTGGATATAGCACCTATAATAGCATATATCTTTTTTGGAATAGTGAGAAAAGTAGTTTTTATGATACTGCTTTAA
- the rlmD gene encoding 23S rRNA (uracil(1939)-C(5))-methyltransferase RlmD has product MVKKFEIIELKVDKIVNGGEGLGYYNDFAVFVPMSVPGDILNVKIISVKKTYARGLIEEIITAGEERIKDTNKISFEDFQGCDFGMLKYDAQLKYKKLMVEDVLKKIGKIENISVADVIGSEDPYHYRNKIIEPFRISKGEIISGFFKRKSHDIFEVEENILNSKLGNKIIKELKSILNREKVSVYDENEHKGILRNVMVRTNSKNEAMLVLIINTVKIEKRYKDILMELKNKIDEIKSIYISLNPKRTNVALGEKNIFIWGEKTITEEIDGISFNISPLSFFQINLPQTRKLYNTAVNYFKDIENKNIVDAYSGTGTLAMILSKKAKKVFAIELVQSATNDGIKTAKENGISNIEFINGAVEDKLPELIKKGEKIDAIIFDPPRKGIEESSLLKVAESNIKEIVYISCNPSTFARDAEILSRQGYTLEKVQPVDMFPGTAHTEIVGRFIK; this is encoded by the coding sequence ATGGTAAAAAAGTTTGAAATAATTGAACTTAAAGTAGATAAAATAGTTAATGGAGGAGAAGGATTAGGATACTATAATGATTTTGCAGTATTTGTTCCTATGTCTGTTCCTGGAGATATATTAAATGTAAAAATAATTTCTGTGAAAAAAACTTATGCTAGAGGGTTAATCGAAGAAATAATTACAGCAGGAGAAGAAAGAATAAAAGATACAAATAAAATATCTTTTGAGGATTTTCAAGGCTGTGATTTTGGAATGCTAAAATATGATGCCCAATTGAAATATAAAAAACTCATGGTTGAAGATGTTCTTAAAAAAATAGGTAAAATAGAAAATATATCAGTAGCAGATGTAATTGGAAGTGAAGATCCATATCATTATAGAAATAAAATAATAGAACCATTCAGAATATCAAAAGGAGAAATCATAAGTGGATTTTTTAAGAGAAAATCTCATGATATTTTTGAAGTAGAGGAAAATATACTTAATTCAAAGCTTGGAAATAAAATAATAAAAGAGCTGAAAAGTATATTAAACAGAGAAAAAGTTTCCGTATATGATGAGAATGAACATAAAGGAATACTAAGAAATGTAATGGTAAGAACAAACTCTAAAAATGAAGCTATGTTAGTACTTATTATAAATACAGTAAAGATTGAAAAAAGATACAAAGATATACTTATGGAACTTAAAAATAAAATAGATGAAATAAAGTCTATTTATATTTCTTTAAATCCAAAAAGAACTAATGTTGCTTTAGGTGAAAAAAATATATTTATATGGGGAGAAAAAACTATAACAGAAGAGATTGATGGAATAAGTTTTAACATCTCACCACTTTCTTTTTTCCAAATAAATCTCCCTCAAACTAGGAAATTATATAATACAGCAGTAAATTATTTTAAAGATATTGAAAATAAAAATATAGTAGATGCTTATTCTGGAACTGGAACTCTTGCAATGATACTTTCTAAAAAAGCTAAAAAAGTATTTGCAATAGAATTAGTTCAGTCAGCAACTAATGATGGAATAAAAACAGCTAAAGAAAATGGGATAAGTAATATAGAATTTATAAATGGAGCTGTAGAAGATAAACTGCCTGAACTCATAAAAAAAGGAGAAAAGATAGATGCAATTATCTTTGACCCACCTAGAAAGGGAATAGAAGAAAGCAGTTTGCTGAAAGTAGCAGAGAGCAATATAAAAGAGATAGTATATATTTCCTGTAATCCATCTACTTTTGCCAGAGATGCTGAGATACTAAGCAGACAGGGGTATACTCTTGAAAAAGTACAGCCTGTGGATATGTTTCCAGGGACAGCCCATACAGAGATAGTGGGGAGATTTATTAAATAA
- a CDS encoding methyltransferase domain-containing protein encodes MTFDKNFTTYDNNAVVQKKVAATLAEYIKTDSSLFKDLNKVIELGCGTGIFTKEFLSKFTPNYFILNDFFDVKEYLKNLNYNEFIQGDIEITPFPKADIIISSSAFQWVNSFEKLIDNISASTNNLAFSIYTKGNLKEIYEHFNISLNYLENEDIYQILRKKFKNIALKKETITIEFNTPLEALRHLKNTGVTGFQKTNISKIRSFNSCYLTYEVSYFICSI; translated from the coding sequence ATGACTTTTGATAAAAATTTTACTACTTATGACAATAATGCAGTAGTTCAAAAAAAAGTTGCTGCTACTTTAGCAGAATACATAAAAACTGATTCTTCTTTATTTAAAGATCTGAATAAAGTTATTGAGCTTGGATGTGGTACAGGTATATTTACAAAAGAGTTTCTTTCTAAATTTACTCCAAATTACTTCATTCTTAATGATTTTTTTGATGTAAAAGAATATTTGAAAAATTTGAATTATAATGAATTTATTCAAGGAGATATTGAAATTACTCCTTTTCCAAAAGCTGATATTATAATTTCTAGTTCTGCTTTTCAATGGGTAAATTCCTTTGAAAAGCTAATAGATAACATTTCAGCTTCAACCAATAATTTAGCTTTTTCCATTTATACAAAAGGGAATCTGAAAGAAATATATGAACATTTTAATATTTCATTAAATTATTTAGAAAATGAAGATATTTACCAAATATTAAGAAAAAAATTTAAAAATATAGCTTTAAAAAAAGAGACAATAACTATTGAATTCAATACTCCTTTAGAGGCATTAAGGCATTTAAAAAATACTGGTGTTACAGGATTTCAAAAAACAAATATAAGTAAAATACGTTCTTTTAATTCCTGTTATTTGACTTATGAAGTAAGTTATTTTATCTGCAGTATCTAA
- the rsmH gene encoding 16S rRNA (cytosine(1402)-N(4))-methyltransferase RsmH, protein MEEIISEYHIPVLYRESIDNLVVNKNGIYLDCTLGGGGHSEGILKELSEKGRLISIDQDQQAIDFAKKRLEKYGNKWQVFKNNFENLDTVIYMAGYDKIDGILMDIGVSSTQLDDPERGFSYRYDTKLDMRMNQNNSLSAYEVVNEYSEEALMKILFEYGEERNSRRIAKFICEAREIKKIETTGELVAIIKRAYPERAAKHPAKKTFQAIRIEVNRELEVLEKAIDKAVDSLKIGGRLGIITFHSLEDRLVKTKFKDLATACKCPPGLPICVCGGKAKVKLITKKPIIPEGNEVEFNNRAHSSKLRVVERIG, encoded by the coding sequence GTGGAAGAAATTATAAGTGAATATCATATACCTGTATTATATAGAGAAAGTATTGATAATCTTGTTGTAAATAAAAATGGTATTTATCTTGATTGTACTTTGGGAGGAGGAGGTCACTCTGAAGGAATATTGAAAGAGCTTTCTGAAAAAGGAAGACTAATCTCTATAGATCAAGATCAGCAGGCAATAGATTTTGCTAAAAAAAGACTAGAAAAATATGGAAATAAATGGCAGGTTTTTAAAAATAACTTTGAAAATCTGGATACAGTTATATATATGGCAGGGTATGATAAAATAGATGGAATACTCATGGATATAGGTGTTTCCTCTACACAGCTAGATGATCCAGAAAGAGGCTTCTCTTATAGATATGATACAAAACTGGATATGAGAATGAATCAGAATAATTCTTTATCTGCCTATGAAGTAGTTAATGAATACAGTGAAGAAGCTCTTATGAAAATATTATTTGAATATGGAGAAGAGAGAAATTCAAGAAGAATAGCAAAATTTATCTGTGAAGCAAGAGAGATAAAGAAAATAGAAACTACAGGAGAACTTGTAGCTATAATAAAAAGAGCTTATCCAGAAAGAGCAGCAAAGCACCCTGCTAAAAAAACATTTCAAGCTATCAGAATAGAGGTAAACAGAGAACTTGAAGTATTAGAAAAAGCTATAGATAAGGCTGTAGATTCTTTAAAAATAGGAGGAAGATTAGGAATAATAACTTTCCATTCCCTTGAAGACAGACTTGTAAAAACTAAATTTAAAGATTTAGCAACTGCTTGTAAATGTCCACCAGGACTTCCTATATGTGTCTGTGGAGGCAAAGCTAAAGTCAAATTAATAACTAAGAAACCTATTATTCCAGAGGGAAATGAAGTAGAATTTAATAATAGGGCTCACTCTTCAAAATTGAGAGTAGTTGAAAGGATAGGATAA
- a CDS encoding argininosuccinate synthase: MKEKVVLAYSGGLDTSVIIPWLKENYDFDVIAVAVDVGQKDDFAAVEKKALQIGASKFYAADKKEELVNDFIIPMLKSGAKYEGTYLLGTSIARPVIAKALVEIAQQEGASYIVHGATGKGNDQVRFELGIKALAPNMKVIAPWRIWDIKSRKQEIEYLKSHGIELPFKENTSYSRDENLFHISHEGLELESPHNAPDYNHVLQWVLPLEKTSDSPEYISIDFEKGVPIKLNGKTLSALEIINTLNEIGAKHGVGVIDLVENRLVGMKSRGVYETPGGTILYFAHEELERLCMDRESLQAKLKLSNDMAKLIYNGQWFTRYRKALSAFVEETQEFITGTVNLKLYKGNILLNGMDSKYSLYSEEFSTFDEDTVYNQKDAEGFINLFGLPIKIESLLRNK; the protein is encoded by the coding sequence ATGAAAGAAAAGGTTGTTTTAGCGTATTCAGGAGGATTAGATACTTCTGTTATCATTCCATGGTTAAAAGAAAATTATGATTTTGATGTAATAGCTGTAGCAGTAGATGTAGGACAAAAGGATGACTTTGCAGCTGTTGAAAAAAAAGCTTTACAGATAGGGGCTTCAAAATTCTATGCTGCTGATAAAAAAGAGGAATTAGTTAATGACTTCATAATTCCTATGCTTAAATCAGGTGCTAAATATGAAGGAACATATCTATTGGGAACATCTATAGCCAGACCTGTAATAGCTAAAGCTCTTGTGGAAATTGCTCAGCAGGAAGGTGCTTCTTATATAGTTCATGGAGCTACTGGAAAAGGTAATGATCAAGTGAGATTTGAGTTGGGGATTAAAGCTCTTGCTCCAAATATGAAAGTTATTGCTCCTTGGCGTATCTGGGATATCAAATCTCGTAAACAGGAAATTGAATATTTGAAATCTCATGGAATAGAACTTCCATTTAAAGAAAATACTTCTTACAGCAGAGATGAAAATCTATTTCATATAAGCCATGAAGGCCTTGAACTTGAAAGTCCTCACAATGCCCCTGACTATAATCATGTATTACAATGGGTTCTCCCTTTAGAGAAAACAAGTGACTCCCCTGAATATATATCAATAGATTTTGAGAAAGGTGTTCCTATTAAACTTAATGGAAAAACTCTATCTGCTCTTGAAATTATCAATACTCTAAATGAAATAGGAGCAAAACATGGAGTAGGGGTAATAGATCTTGTTGAAAATCGTCTTGTTGGAATGAAATCTCGTGGAGTATATGAAACTCCTGGTGGAACTATACTTTATTTTGCCCATGAAGAGCTTGAAAGATTATGTATGGACAGAGAATCACTTCAGGCAAAATTGAAACTCTCTAATGATATGGCTAAATTGATATATAATGGTCAATGGTTCACTAGATATAGAAAAGCTTTATCAGCTTTTGTAGAGGAAACTCAGGAATTCATAACAGGAACTGTAAATCTTAAGCTTTATAAAGGAAATATCCTGTTAAATGGTATGGATTCTAAATATTCTCTATACTCTGAAGAATTCTCTACATTTGATGAAGATACTGTATATAATCAAAAGGATGCTGAAGGATTTATCAATCTTTTTGGACTTCCTATCAAAATAGAGTCTCTTTTAAGAAATAAATAA
- a CDS encoding FMN-binding protein produces MKKIIIAAALIISCVSFAETAKKEKPVLEWSVQPQLGIIKGDYYKNEKRFRQGHLGTLEVVKKDGKIVLVEFNEMTRPNYYNRYFQNVSKRMSSYNFKMGEAKGAAWIQGVLKTEKQMVDEQRLTGDFDTVAGASNSIQQSMVPLAAELAPQTEKPSKAKFYSIAEDLGKGITGRLKVVVEDGKIISCRYDEIFADSQEDIKLPRQKQYYRQSKYESVDFDEDSRIGFNIQMDELNDKVVATQNMLDLTGLPATEETGDYKKSGFTTRNTAWDNYLKLAEKLQTEMKKDKVIK; encoded by the coding sequence ATGAAAAAAATTATTATTGCTGCTGCTCTTATAATCAGTTGTGTCAGTTTTGCAGAAACAGCAAAAAAAGAAAAACCAGTTTTAGAGTGGAGTGTTCAGCCTCAACTGGGTATCATTAAAGGAGATTATTACAAAAATGAAAAAAGATTCCGTCAAGGACATCTTGGAACTTTAGAAGTTGTAAAAAAAGATGGAAAGATTGTTTTAGTTGAATTTAATGAAATGACTAGACCTAATTATTACAATCGTTACTTTCAAAATGTATCAAAGCGTATGTCTTCATATAACTTCAAAATGGGAGAAGCTAAAGGAGCTGCTTGGATACAAGGGGTTTTAAAAACTGAAAAACAAATGGTAGATGAACAAAGATTAACAGGGGATTTTGATACAGTAGCTGGGGCTTCTAACAGTATTCAGCAATCTATGGTTCCATTAGCTGCTGAACTTGCACCACAAACAGAAAAGCCTTCTAAAGCTAAATTTTACAGCATAGCTGAAGATCTTGGAAAAGGTATTACTGGAAGATTAAAGGTTGTTGTTGAAGATGGAAAAATTATCTCTTGCAGATATGATGAAATATTTGCAGATTCTCAAGAAGATATCAAGCTTCCTAGACAAAAACAATATTACAGACAATCAAAATATGAAAGTGTAGATTTTGATGAAGATTCTCGTATTGGATTTAATATTCAAATGGATGAACTTAATGATAAAGTTGTAGCTACTCAAAATATGCTTGATCTTACAGGACTTCCTGCTACTGAAGAAACTGGAGATTATAAAAAATCTGGATTTACTACTCGTAATACTGCATGGGACAACTACTTGAAACTTGCAGAAAAGCTTCAAACTGAAATGAAAAAAGATAAAGTAATTAAATAA
- a CDS encoding nitroreductase family protein — protein sequence MNCLDLIMKRKSVRVYEDKEVSEEIKDKIISAAFQAPTAGNMMMYSIIEIDDQSIKDKLVKTCDNQTMIGKAPLLLLFLADFQRWMDYIEASGVEKFNKENNFEKYIPKEGDMFLAINDALIAAQTAVLAAEALGLGSCYIGDIMENFEIHKKLFNLPKYVLPITMLCIGYPTEQQKNRTMRRRYFTKNMIVHKNIYQKPSIEEFGIMDKEIAEKDSLVFLPGCHNQAIHMYKRKITSDFMSEMNRSVRAMIDSWLKN from the coding sequence ATGAATTGCTTAGATCTTATTATGAAAAGAAAATCAGTAAGGGTATATGAAGATAAAGAAGTTTCTGAAGAAATAAAAGATAAAATAATATCAGCTGCTTTTCAAGCTCCAACAGCTGGTAATATGATGATGTATTCCATTATTGAGATAGATGATCAATCTATAAAAGATAAACTTGTGAAAACTTGTGATAATCAAACAATGATTGGAAAAGCTCCACTTCTCCTTTTATTCCTTGCTGATTTTCAAAGATGGATGGATTATATAGAAGCTTCTGGAGTAGAAAAATTCAACAAAGAAAATAATTTTGAAAAATATATTCCTAAAGAAGGAGATATGTTTCTTGCTATTAATGATGCCCTTATAGCTGCTCAAACAGCTGTTCTTGCTGCTGAAGCTCTTGGACTTGGGAGCTGTTATATTGGTGATATAATGGAAAACTTTGAAATTCACAAGAAACTTTTTAATCTTCCTAAATATGTTCTTCCTATTACCATGTTATGTATTGGATATCCTACTGAACAGCAGAAAAATAGAACGATGAGAAGAAGATATTTTACTAAAAATATGATAGTTCATAAAAATATCTATCAGAAACCTTCTATTGAAGAATTTGGTATTATGGATAAAGAAATTGCTGAAAAAGATTCGCTTGTTTTCCTTCCAGGATGCCATAATCAGGCTATTCATATGTATAAAAGAAAAATTACATCAGATTTCATGTCTGAAATGAATCGTTCAGTTAGAGCTATGATAGACTCTTGGTTAAAAAATTAA
- a CDS encoding GGDEF domain-containing protein, whose product MRSIFFILLGAVCLVSINSIMQIQKYGHWINYLGIVRGASQRIFKLESNHKGNDELLKYIDDILYDLSTGKGKYGLPYIEKDSVYTENLKNLNIKWELIKNDIYDVRKGRDTSKLLKASEDFFELANNTVFSGEKYTRKQTTYLTLLIILLSVSSLITWLSIFIMHTKNQAFLEKVNEKLKDIVYKDELTGDGNLKKFKLDAEVLIKENPEIKFAIFYLDFENFKYCNDVLGYKFGDYILKEYNGLLKEDMGKKETFGRVSADRFVVLRRYNDKAELIERQKYIDEKLKKIVEKSNERYNAAIYYGICCLEDINEEMKIAELIDKANFAQKTIKGQVVNYAFYNESIRNKMREENYIRDNVLKAIENEEFIVYFQPKVELKENKIRNVEALVRWKDSFGKLISPGLFIPILEKDLLISVLDQYVFEKTCQWLEKQMKEHKRVLSVSVNVSKMQFYSLDFIEVYSKIKKKYTIPDNIVIIEFTESAIFNDIKRVKETIDKLHMNGFLCSIDDFGNGYSSLNALKDMKVDSLKIDSLFFNESENNKREKIIIKGIINLAKDLNMKTVAEGIEKQEQVDFLREIECDLIQGYIFYKPMPIEEFEELENINWIAYKE is encoded by the coding sequence ATGAGATCTATTTTTTTCATTTTATTAGGAGCAGTATGTCTGGTATCAATAAACTCTATTATGCAAATTCAAAAATATGGACATTGGATTAATTACCTTGGAATAGTAAGAGGAGCATCTCAAAGAATATTTAAATTAGAGAGTAATCATAAAGGAAATGATGAACTGTTAAAATATATTGATGATATTTTATATGATCTTTCAACAGGAAAAGGAAAATATGGACTTCCTTATATAGAGAAAGACAGTGTTTATACAGAAAACTTGAAAAATTTAAATATAAAATGGGAATTAATAAAAAATGATATCTATGATGTAAGAAAAGGAAGAGATACTTCAAAACTTTTAAAAGCAAGTGAAGATTTTTTTGAACTTGCAAATAATACAGTTTTTTCTGGAGAAAAATATACAAGAAAGCAAACAACTTATCTCACATTATTGATAATACTTCTATCTGTATCTTCTTTAATTACATGGCTGAGTATTTTTATAATGCATACTAAAAATCAGGCTTTTTTAGAAAAAGTGAATGAAAAACTTAAGGATATTGTGTATAAAGATGAATTGACAGGAGATGGAAATTTAAAAAAATTTAAGTTAGATGCAGAAGTTTTAATAAAAGAAAATCCAGAAATTAAATTTGCAATTTTTTATCTAGATTTTGAAAATTTTAAATATTGTAATGATGTTTTGGGATATAAATTTGGGGATTATATATTGAAAGAGTACAATGGTCTATTAAAAGAAGATATGGGAAAAAAAGAAACATTTGGAAGAGTTTCTGCTGATAGATTTGTTGTTTTAAGAAGATACAATGATAAAGCTGAACTTATAGAACGTCAAAAATATATAGATGAAAAACTTAAAAAAATTGTTGAAAAAAGTAATGAACGTTATAATGCGGCTATATATTATGGTATATGCTGTCTTGAAGATATAAATGAAGAAATGAAAATAGCTGAATTAATAGATAAAGCTAACTTTGCTCAAAAAACAATAAAAGGACAAGTGGTTAATTATGCTTTTTATAATGAAAGCATAAGAAACAAAATGAGAGAAGAAAATTATATAAGAGATAATGTTTTGAAAGCAATAGAAAATGAAGAATTTATAGTGTATTTTCAACCTAAAGTAGAATTGAAAGAAAATAAAATAAGAAATGTAGAAGCCTTGGTAAGATGGAAAGATTCTTTTGGAAAATTAATATCACCAGGACTTTTTATTCCGATTCTTGAAAAAGATTTACTAATAAGTGTTTTAGATCAATATGTCTTTGAAAAAACATGTCAATGGCTGGAAAAACAAATGAAGGAACATAAAAGAGTACTTTCAGTTTCAGTTAATGTATCTAAGATGCAGTTTTATAGTTTGGATTTTATAGAAGTATACAGTAAAATAAAAAAGAAATATACAATTCCAGATAATATAGTAATAATTGAGTTTACTGAATCAGCTATCTTTAATGATATAAAAAGAGTGAAAGAAACAATAGATAAACTCCATATGAATGGTTTCTTATGTTCAATAGATGATTTTGGAAATGGATATTCTTCTTTGAACGCATTGAAAGATATGAAAGTAGATAGCCTTAAAATAGATTCTTTATTTTTCAATGAAAGTGAAAATAATAAAAGAGAAAAAATCATTATAAAAGGAATAATAAATTTAGCTAAAGACCTTAACATGAAAACAGTAGCTGAAGGAATAGAAAAACAGGAACAGGTAGATTTTTTGAGAGAAATAGAATGTGATTTGATACAGGGATATATATTTTATAAGCCTATGCCTATTGAAGAATTTGAAGAGTTAGAAAATATAAACTGGATAGCATATAAAGAATAG
- a CDS encoding GNAT family N-acetyltransferase codes for MNLKLVKMNELYKTHLNNMMEEWYAAEEKIVPYAIVKTDYHDFVNYVINLESTSDINGFVPNSTFFCLDIDRNILVGAVNIRHYLNQNLLLNGGHIGDGVRPSERRKGIATQMIKLALEECKKLGIHEVLMVCDKKNIGSAKSIINNGGILENEIVVNGIVEQRYWIKN; via the coding sequence ATGAATCTGAAATTAGTAAAAATGAATGAATTATATAAAACACACCTAAACAATATGATGGAAGAATGGTATGCAGCAGAGGAAAAAATCGTTCCATACGCAATTGTTAAAACAGACTATCATGATTTTGTAAATTATGTAATTAATTTAGAGTCAACATCTGATATTAATGGGTTTGTTCCAAACTCCACTTTTTTCTGTTTGGATATTGATCGTAATATACTTGTTGGAGCAGTAAATATCAGACACTATTTAAATCAAAATCTTTTACTCAATGGAGGACATATTGGAGATGGTGTTCGCCCTTCAGAAAGAAGAAAAGGAATAGCTACTCAAATGATCAAACTTGCACTTGAAGAATGTAAAAAACTTGGAATACATGAGGTGCTGATGGTTTGTGATAAGAAAAATATAGGTTCAGCAAAAAGTATTATCAATAATGGCGGAATTTTAGAAAATGAAATTGTTGTTAATGGAATTGTTGAACAGCGTTATTGGATAAAAAATTAA